The proteins below are encoded in one region of Hordeum vulgare subsp. vulgare chromosome 3H, MorexV3_pseudomolecules_assembly, whole genome shotgun sequence:
- the LOC123442609 gene encoding UDP-glycosyltransferase 88B1-like encodes MDGTMTISARKPRVMLYSSPLIGHLVSMIELAKLFAARGLSVTVVLMDPPYDTGATGPFLAGVSAANPSITFHRLPKVKLLDSDHSMMPALAVARLSNPHLHDFLAGASPEVLVLDLFCSAAMDVAKELGIPAYFFNTSGAQILAFFLHLRVLHGKSTRSFREMGQELVHVPGITSFPATHSIQPLMDRDGATYNALLNVSLNLFRSQGIIVNTFRSLEPRAMDTILAGLSAPAGLSTPPVYCIGPLIKSEEVGVKRGHECLAWLDAQPKASVVFLCFGSLGRFSARQTMEVATGLEASGQRFLWVVRSPPGGDDTTTTTTEPDLDMLLPQGFLDRTKGRGLVVKSWAPQGDVLAHHAVGCFVTHCGWNSVLESIMVGVPMVAWPLYAEQRLNAVFLEKEMELAVTMKGYDKEVVEAEEVAKKVRWMMDSEGGRVLRERTLAVMRRAKEALLEGGESEATLAGLVDAWIHA; translated from the coding sequence ATGGACGGCACCATGACGATCAGTGCCCGGAAGCCGCGGGTGATGCTCTACTCGTCCCCGCTCATTGGGCATCTCGTCTCCATGATCGAGCTCGCCAAGCTCTTCGCTGCTCGCGGACTATCCGTCACGGTCGTCCTCATGGACCCGCCGTACGACACCGGCGCCACGGGCCCCTTCCTCGCCGGCGTCTCCGCGGCCAACCCCTCCATCACTTTCCACCGTCTACCCAAGGTCAAGCTCCTCGACTCCGACCACTCCATGATGCCAGCCTTAGCGGTCGCCCGCCTCTCCAACCCGCACCTACACGACTTCCTCGCCGGCGCCTCCCCGGAGGTCCTCGTGTTGGACCTCTTCTGCAGCGCCGCCATGGACGTGGCCAAGGAGCTCGGCATACCCGCCTACTTCTTCAACACCTCCGGCGCCCAGATCCTGGCTTTCTTTCTCCACCTCCGGGTTCTGCATGGTAAAAGCACGAGGAGCTTCCGGGAAATGGGCCAAGAACTCGTGCACGTCCCAGGGATCACCTCCTTCCCGGCGACGCACTCCATCCAGCCGCTCATGGATCGCGACGGCGCGACCTACAATGCGTTACTAAACGTGAGCCTCAACCTGTTCCGATCACAGGGCATCATCGTCAACACCTTCCGCTCGCTGGAGCCCCGCGCCATGGACACCATCCTCGCCGGGCTCTCCGCCCCAGCCGGCCTCTCGACGCCACCGGTCTACTGCATCGGGCCACTGATCAAGTCGGAGGAGGTGGGCGTGAAGCGCGGCCACGAGTGCCTCGCGTGGCTGGACGCACAGCCCAAGGCCAGCGTGGTGTTCCTGTGCTTTGGCAGTCTAGGCCGGTTCAGCGCCAGGCAGACAATGGAGGTGGCCACTGGACTGGAGGCCAGTGGACAGAGGTTCCTCTGGGTCGTCCGTAGCCCGCCAGGCGGCGAcgacacgacgacgacgacgacagagccGGACCTGGATATGCTGCTTCCACAAGGCTTCCTCGACCGAACCAAGGGCAGGGGCCTCGTCGTGAAGTCATGGGCACCACAGGGTGACGTGCTAGCACACCATGCCGTGGGTTGCTTCGTGACGCACTGCGGGTGGAACTCTGTGCTCGAGTCTATCATGGTTGGCGTGCCAATGGTGGCGTGGCCGTTATACGCGGAGCAGAGGCTGAATGCGGTGTTCCTCGAGAAGGAGATGGAGCTGGCCGTCACAATGAAAGGGTATGacaaggaggtggtggaggccgaGGAGGTTGCCAAGAAGGTGAGGTGGATGATGGATTCGGAAGGCGGGAGGGTGCTCCGGGAACGGACTCTAGCGGTGATGCGGCGGGCGAAAGAGGCTCTGCTCGAGGGTGGAGAATCTGAGGCGACGTTGGCGGGGCTTGTGGATGCGTGGATTCATGCTTGA